CCCGCTTCGATCAGCGCGGCCAGCGTGCCGTCGGCGCCCGCATCCTCCATCACCTTGCGCCCGGTGGTCAGGATCGTCGGCACCGACACCTTGCGCCCGCCAAGCTCCGCCGCCAGCGCCCGGCATTCCCCGAGCGAGGCATGGGGGCTGCCCAGTGCCACGAGGTCGATCGCCTCCGGCCCGTCGTTCAGCATCTTCCACCCGGCGGCAAGGTCCGCCGCGCCAAGGGTCACATGGTCGGCATCCTCGGCGATGCGGTCCGCCTCGGGGGTGATGCCTTCGACATGCAGCATCGGCGCGGCCGAGGTCGTCCCGAAGGCGGCGCACAGCGCCTTCAGCGCGTCCCGGTCCGGGGCCGCATCCGCAAGGCCCGTCAGCAGCGGGATCCGGTCGGGCGAGGCTTTGCCCGCAAGGTATCCCGCCAGCGGCCAGAAGGCGTCGTCCACCTCGGCCGGGATGTCGAAATGGATGATCCGCCGGGCGCGCCGCGGCCCATCGAGATAGACCCCCGCCAGCGGCGCCCGCCCCGTGACGGCGATGCACAGATCGAGGAAGTCGGGATGCTTGGCTGTCCGCGCCCCGATGACGCTGTTGGCGTAGATCACCGCATTCGATTCCGCCCATGCGATGGTGTCGCCCTCGGCCGGCGCGGTATCGAGGAGATAGGGCGAGCAGGTGAAGGTCGGCTGGCAGCCCATCTGCACATAGGCATCGGCCAACCGCTGGGCCGGGCCGCCAAAGATGGGCGGCACGCCTTGCTGCTGCCAGTTGCGCCGATCCACCGAGATGGCGTTCATCGTCGTCGGCACCCGCACATGGGCGCCGAGATCGCGGATCTTCTCGGCGAAGGTCAGGTTGGCGGGGCTGGCATAGATGCAGCCGTCGATATGGGCCTGATTCACATCCACCAGCCGGGTCGCGCCCTGCTGGGCGGCCATCGCGCAGATGATCCGCATCGACAGCGCGGCGGCCACGCCCTCGGCCCCGTCCAGCATCTGGCGGTCGGCCTCGGTCAGCTCCAACGCGCCGGTGGCGGGGGGAAGGACGGCAAGGCTCAGACCCTCGGCCTCGATCGCGGTATCGGTGATGCGGGCCTCGGGGCAGGTGGCCAGCCGGTCGAACGCGGCACGCGTCAGCCGCAGGACGGGCAGGCGGCTCTCGAACATCTCGGCCGCGATCAGCGCGCCCAGCGTGACGACATCCTCCTCCTCGCAGAACACCAGCGCCGCGGGGCCGCGCCCCGACAGCACCAGATCCAGAAGCACCCCCGATCCGGTGCAGGATCCGCGGGTGGAGGGGAGCATCAGGATCGCGCCCGTCACGCAGCGCCCCTGCAGCGGATGGTGCACGTCGATCACCCGGCCCGTGGCCGGATCGACCCCGCCCCAGAAGCTGAGCGGTTCGTTCGCGGCGACGATCGGGCCAAGGGCCGTGCCGGGCAGGATGCTCTGTGCGTCGGATGTCATGGAATGCTCCTGGGTCGGGCCTGGGATGGGCGGGGTCATTGCTTCAGGGTGGGGGTCGCGCCCCATGTGTCGGCGACGGCATAACCTTCGGGCCACGGATCTTCGGGATCGAGCATGTAGCTGTGCCGCCCCGTGATCCACGCGCGTCCGGTGATCTGCGGCGTGATGGTGGTGCGGGGGCCGGTCCGATCCTCGGCGAGGATTTTGCCGGTGAAGGTGGAGCCGATGATCGAGGAATGGATCAGCGTGTCGCCCACGCCCATCTGCCCGCGCGCATGCAGCACGGCCATCCGGGCCGAGGTTCCGGTACCCGTCGGGCTGCGGTCGGACCGTCCGGGGGCGACGATGCAGGTGTTGCGGGTGACCTTGCCGCTGCCTTCGAACGGCATCGCGAACTGCACGATGGAAACGCCGCGCACATTGTCGAATTCGGGGTGGGCGATGTCGAACTGGGCGCGGGCCGCCTTGCGGATCGCCTCGCCAAGGATGGCAAGGTCGCGCGCCTCGTCCGGCGCGATGGAAAAGCCGAGCGCCTTGGCGTCCACGATGCCGAAGATCATGCCGCCATAGGCGATGTCGATCGGGATGGTGCCGTGCCCCTCCACCTCCAGCGGGCCATCGAGCCGCATGGCGAAGGCGGGCGCGTTGCGGAAGGTGATGGAGCGGCAGCGCCCCTCCCGGCA
This DNA window, taken from Falsirhodobacter algicola, encodes the following:
- a CDS encoding aconitase X translates to MTSDAQSILPGTALGPIVAANEPLSFWGGVDPATGRVIDVHHPLQGRCVTGAILMLPSTRGSCTGSGVLLDLVLSGRGPAALVFCEEEDVVTLGALIAAEMFESRLPVLRLTRAAFDRLATCPEARITDTAIEAEGLSLAVLPPATGALELTEADRQMLDGAEGVAAALSMRIICAMAAQQGATRLVDVNQAHIDGCIYASPANLTFAEKIRDLGAHVRVPTTMNAISVDRRNWQQQGVPPIFGGPAQRLADAYVQMGCQPTFTCSPYLLDTAPAEGDTIAWAESNAVIYANSVIGARTAKHPDFLDLCIAVTGRAPLAGVYLDGPRRARRIIHFDIPAEVDDAFWPLAGYLAGKASPDRIPLLTGLADAAPDRDALKALCAAFGTTSAAPMLHVEGITPEADRIAEDADHVTLGAADLAAGWKMLNDGPEAIDLVALGSPHASLGECRALAAELGGRKVSVPTILTTGRKVMEDAGADGTLAALIEAGVQVVSDICWCSISEPVYPAATRAVMTNSGKYAHYGPGLTGRTVRFGALSDCVTAAIHGRAKPSQPGWL
- a CDS encoding proline racemase family protein, which translates into the protein MQSRRLIEVVGCHAEGEIGDVIVGGVLPPAGATMMERMIAMERDHDDIRRFLICEPRGSVARHVNLIVPAIDPDCAAGVIVMEPTEYVPMSGSNTICVATVLLETGMVPMHEPITRFKLDMPGGVIEVTAECREGRCRSITFRNAPAFAMRLDGPLEVEGHGTIPIDIAYGGMIFGIVDAKALGFSIAPDEARDLAILGEAIRKAARAQFDIAHPEFDNVRGVSIVQFAMPFEGSGKVTRNTCIVAPGRSDRSPTGTGTSARMAVLHARGQMGVGDTLIHSSIIGSTFTGKILAEDRTGPRTTITPQITGRAWITGRHSYMLDPEDPWPEGYAVADTWGATPTLKQ